The window CTCCTTGCCAAGCAGGAAGTACAGGATCGGGCCGATAAACTCCATGCCGATCATTGCAATAATAAGCCACAAAGTACGATTGCCTCTTTTATAATTTTTATGTGTCAGGATGTGATAAAGCGTATAGCCCAACAGGGCAAGCTGAGCGATTGCCAGCGGGATTAAAAACGGAAGAAAATCTATAAAATTATTCATTCTTTTTTGCCTCCTCTCCATAGGTTTCCACGCAAAAGCCCTTATATCCACAACAGGTACATGTCAGTTTTCTGAGCGTGGGAGTATGTCTTGCAAAAACAGCCTCTTTTAATTGAGGTTTAAAGACCTCATGGCACTGCGGACAGATATACGCAACTCTTTTGAAATAGAATTTCGTGACCCAAATTGCATATGAAACAGCTATCAGTACCCAAAGCACAAAAGGCCACCATATTCCTGTGAAAATCCAGAGAAGGATAGAGAGCCACTGCATGATGTTAAGGGGAAGACCTGTGATCAGCAGGATTGCGTGCAGCCGTCTCATCTTCTTTTTGTTTTCCATCACATAAGCTATATCACCGATAGATTCGATGGAGAAATTTTCTACGCCCTTCAGCTCTCGCTTAATCTCAGCGAGCATATCAAGTTTTGCCTGCCGTTTGCGTACTTCTTCCTGAAGGAGCTGCTCCTGCTGTTCAAGCAAAACGGAAATAACACTGCCGGGATGCTCCTCAGACAGCAATTCTCCTATGCTGTTGATGGAAATATCCGCGTCACGAAGGAAGCAGATAATCTTCAGTCTCTTTAAGTCATCCTCTGAATAAAGCCGTCTGCCGCCCTCTGTGAGTTCACTGGGTGCAAGAATACCACGGGTGTCGTAATACTGCACTGTCCTGACGGAAACGCCACAGAGCTTTGCAATTTCTCCAGTCGTGTATTTTGACATAGCATTTACCTCCTTTCGCCCTCTACTTTACTTCATTACGCAGCGTCACAAGCAATACATGACGCAGGGGGATTTTTGATTATTTCAAAATATGATTCAAATTTATACTTTCCTCTGACAAAGACAGGCGTCGGTTTCCCGGCGCCTGCGCTGTATTTACCATTCTCCCGGACTGCAGTTTTCCCCTAAACGTCCCAATCTAAGACATCCTGTTTTTCAGCCCTCGCTTTTTACGTGTTGCCACAGGGCATATCTCCCCGTTTTTCATCCGGATCATAAGTTGCCCGTAATCAATCTCTGCGATATTATCTGTATTTACAAGGTAGGAGCGGTGGCATCTGTAAAACCGCTGGTCCAGCTCCTTTTCGATATCGCCAAGCTGCCCGGGAAACTCCAGGAGACGTTGTCGGGCATGGAGGGTGATCTTGTGGATGTTATCGGAAGTTTCAAAAAAGAGGATCTCATCATAGCCGATGAAAATAGTACGATCCGACTGCCGGAGGAGGAATTTCCCCATCTGGCTGTTTGCCGGGGAGGTCTCTTTCTCCTGCACGTTCAGCAGGCAGTCGTGGATCTTCCGCTTAATATCCTCGGTACTGCTTTTTATGATGAAATCCAGGGGCTCTACCTTGTACTGGAAGGTCAGAAATCCCATTTCTGAATGGGATGTGATGAATATGATGAAGCACCGGGGCTGCAGTTTTCTGATCTCCTGCGCAAGGGTCAGCCCATTGATCCTGGACTTCAGATCAATGTCAAGAAAGAATACGCCCATATTGCTGGAAGCCTTCATCCCTTCCAGGATCTCATCCGGATCAGAGGACGCCAGCACGATCTGCATATCTAAGTTCTCAATGAGGAGCGCATCCCTGATATACCCGGTAAACAGACTGAGCTGTTTCTTGTTATCTTCACAAATATAGATATCCAGCATATGTTCCTCTCCCTTCGTGTCTATACTGATATTCTAGCACAGCCTCCCGCAGCTCCTGTGAAAAAGTAAAATACGCTACGTATCCGATCATAAACGCAGCCTTCCTTCATCAAGGCCCACGGTTATTCTGGAAATCTTACTGTTTCTTCATGCGGAGGCACTGGATAAACTGTCCATTCCGTACTTCCGTATCCCAGAAGATCCGGTCATAAGCGCTGAGGATTTCCTTTGCGTTATAGAGGCCGATCCCCCGGTTTTTCCCCTTGGTCGTCGTTCCCGCCTGCCGCAGTGACGCCTGGGGCAGACCGGTATCCTGAAAACTGTTGGAAATGATAAAGACAACCTCTTCCGCCTCATCCAGAACGGCCATCCGTATCTCCGGCTTCTCCGTTTCCAGTGCCCCCTCGATGGCATTATCCAGGAAAATGCCGACCACACGGCACAAGTCCACCGTTCCCATGGGAACGCTGCTGATTTCCTTTTCAATCTCTACGGTTACATTGATGTTCAGTTCCGCCGCATACAGAAGTTTGGCGGAAACGATACTTTTCAATTCCGTAATCTTGATATGGATCAGTTGGTTGAGACGGGATGTGGCCGTAAACAGCTTTTGGTTCATGGGTGCGATCTCCCGGTTAAAATAGGCTTTTAGCCCTTCCATATCGCCGGACTCCATATACCCGGAGAGAGTCAGCATGATATTATTATAGTCATGCTTGAACGCCCGCAGGGAGGAATACATGGCTTCCACCTGTCCCGTATACTCCTGCAGTCTCTGATAAGCGTCCTGCTTCATCTGCAGGTCCATGTTTTCTATCCGGGAGCGGATAATATTGACGATCAGCACGGTGCTGATCACAAAGTAGCACCCAAAGAGAAAGCAGTTAAACAGAATGACCGGTCGGCTGTAGCCGATATATTCCCCCACCGCAATATTAAAAAGAAAGATCAGCAGGCAGAATACCAGGTTGATGGATATGAGGACCGTAAGCTGACGGGGCAGCGTCCGGTTTATCTTCCCCATCAGCCTGTGGAGCAGCCTGGAAAGTACCGGGCAGACGGCTGCCAGTATCAGAAGATAGAGCAGAACATACAGGAGACTGGCTCCGTATGTGCCGATGCTCCCGAAGATCCGGCGGCTCACCGGCTCCCATACCAGGGTCAGCAGGTAATCGCAGACCACACAGAAAAGATAGGTCCCGATAAAAGTGCTGACATTCAGGAAGCGGTTCTCATCGATCCATGCGATGTAAAGCCCTCCCAAAAGGAGCAGCACAATCACGCCAATATTTCCCAGTTTCCACTGGATCAGGAGAATACTCCCCAAAAAGATCAAAAACAGGATCCATTTCTCCTTCTTTGAAAGCCTGCATGGAAGAAAAAAACTTACCGGAAGCAGGTAAGAACAGGCACTCAGAAGAGATAGGATACACGTCGCCAGGATTTCCATGACTCTTGGCTCCTTCCATCAGATTTGCAGGCGGCTCTAAGCCCTTGCTGCATTTATTCATAAAAAGCGATTCTCTGGTTCAAGATCAGAGCGTTTTTTCGCCGTTCCCGTGCGTTTATTACTATTTTGTCGGCAACATACCATAAAGCATTATAATTATAGCAGAGGAGAAACCTCTTGTAAAAAGAAACATGGGAAACCAAAAGCAAAGAAATTGTGAGGTGTATGAAAATGAGAAAATGTATCCGTTGCGGAAGCGAAATGAAAGAGGACTGTGCAGTAAAGATCGAGGGTGCGGGATATGGGATCATCCTCTCTTCCGATGAGTCCAAACTGTTTGGCGGCAGGATCGGGAAACCCAAAGTTGCCATCTGCCCCAAATGTGGGGAAGTTTCTATCTATCTGGAGGATGTCAGCAAGCTGGGCTAAACCCAAAAGAAAGTACATTCTATTGTAGACCGGCTGCGGGAATATGAATAAACCGCAGATGAGGGAGGGATGTAAATGGGAAGGCGCTGATCATTTTATTTGAAGAGAAAGAGGAAGAACTGTTTCGTCACATTGTCGCTGCACTTTCAGCAGATATGCCTGTCATAGAGCTTGCAGAAAAAGAGGACCGACAGCAGATACAGGCATCCGGCTTAACAATCCTTCCTCAGAAGCGGCAGGTAACGATAAACGGAAAGGACCTCCCTTTATCTCCTTTGGAATTTTCTGCGTTGTGCTATCTGGCAGCGCATCCCGGCTGGATCGTCAGCCAGGAAGAACTCTATCAGGCTGTATGGAAGGAAGAGCCGGTAAATATAAAAGGGGCAGTTTACTGCACCATCTCCAGCCTCCGGAAGAAACTCAAAGCGCATACCCGTGAGGAATATATCCAGACCGTTCCGGGCATGGGATACCGGTTTAATGAGACTCCGGAGGCGTAATTTTAACATGTTAATCTGCGTTGCTTGTGGCAACGGCGTTTTTGATGTTTAATGACTATATCAAAACAAAGGAGGCACAGGCTATGTTGAATGAAAATATTAAGAATTTACGAAAAGCAAAAGGGCTGTCACAGGAAGAACTTGCCAACAGGCTGAATGTCGTAAGACAGACCATATCGAAATGGGAGAAAGGGGGTTCACTTAGATAAAGATACCACACCAATCCCACGCTGACTTTTGCTCAACCAATACAGCCGGAGGGCTGGATAACAAGAAAAGGCGGTATGCGCCCCGTGGAGGGGTAGCATATCGCCTTTTCTTGTGGGGGTTTCCAAAGGGGGCAACGCCCCCATTTGGCACACGACTTTGCGAAGCAAAGTGTAGTGTGTTATACGCTCTGTCGGCGTTGTCGTGAAAATGCCGTTGCCGCCGGGGAGGGCAAGGGCATTTGAAGCGGCAAGATTTGAAGCGGCAAGAAAACAGGGCTGTGCTTGCGTGGCGTGGAGCCGCAAGCGCAGGTCTGGTTTCATCAGCAGACAGGGCGTATATGAAAGCCCCCGTCCCTCGTCCTACGCTCCGACTTGTGGACAAAGTGTCCCGAAGTTGTGGCCACACTCCCGGAAAAGTAGCAGGACAGCGGGCAACCGTCAAGGCTGAAATGAACGGGGTTACACCCGGCCTTGACCGCCGCCCGCCGCCCCGCTGGATGGGTGGACAAGGCGGCCAATCCCTCAAAGTGCTTGGCCGCGCTCTTTCTGATTTTGAGGTATTCAGTTTTTCAAAATTGAATAATCAAAATAAATTTTTTCGATTGAAAAAATTTTATTTGTTATCATCTTCAATGCCATATTTTTTCTTTTGCCGAATCACATAATTACTGATTTTTTCATCATATAGTGGATACTGGTAATCCAACTGGCATGCCACTTCTGACGAAACCTCCCGGAACAATGCCATACATTGTTCAAAGGATTCCCACATATGGGGATAGGAATCCATATTATAAGTAGACATAAGTCGTTCCCACAATTCCTCTGGGACATATTGCTTCATAAATTTATAGTTTTTTCCCAAACTGAAATGAAATCCCTGTTTGATACCAATCAGCCAGGAAATCATGCGAAGCAATTCTTTTCGTACTATATCATTCATATGGTCAATAGCAAAAAGAATTTCTTTGCGGCATAAGCCCTTTACTACATATGTTGTAGTATTCCAAAATTCATTACAGCAATCGTCAAACATTCTTTGAGTAGGCTTCTGCAAGTGGTAGTCTATATCCGTTGGTATTGGCGGCTTTACGATACGGTTGTCTTTATCCAACAGTAACTTTACCAGTTTATCCCATGTAAAATACTCGTCTATCAGTTCCAGCGGCAGCAAAGTTAAATCTATCTTAACATCATCAGTAAACAGCATTAAATATGAAAATCCCTTTTCTACAGCTGGAAATAATTCCATATCTTCCGGCTTTTGCAGAATCAACCTTTCACCAAATATATCTAGCCATTTATCATCACTTGTGAAGCTGTCCATATCCGTAACAAAAAAAGTAATATCAAAATCCTGAAAATCATCAGGCGGAATATTTGTATTTGTTCTAGATCCTTCCAAAGTAACCATGCGAATGCGTTTGTCTGTTTTTGCAAAATTCAAAACAATATCATAAACTTCCTTTTCTGATCTCATTTTTATCTCCTCCAATTATTGAAATAGGTGTGAAGCCATTTTAGGGCTTTCCCGCCTTGATTACCCTTTAGCAAAGACGGGCGGGACTGTCAACGGCGGCGCATGAAATGCGCCGTTCATCTTGACCGTTGACTGGCTCGGCTGGCTTTGCTATTTTCTCGATGAAAAACAATTTATTCGTATTTATTTCCATCATTGTCATAGTAAGCCACATGAATGGAATACTCTTTTTCTGGGTTTTTAATTGAGATAATATCCATATCATCTGTGTTGTATCTCAATGTATCTTGCACTTGTCCATTTATTGTATAAGTGATTTCAGCATACTCTGTTTTAGCACCATTAAACCAAATTAAATCATACCATTCTCCGTTTATTGCAACGCCACCGACAATAATCTCATCACTATTTCGGTTTGTTGATGTACTAAATTTGTAGTCTCCATTTCCTGTTGGTTCAAAGATAGCAAGTGTAGATTTATTATCTGTACTGTATGCTCCACTCACGATATAACCGCCAAGTTCCAGTTCTTTTGCGATAGTCCATTCATTCCCTTTTGAAATTGCGGTGTTCAATATGCTTTCTCTGCTGGTAATGGTATCTCCTTTGGGAGTTAAACTAAAGAAATATAAAAAAGCGGCAGCAACGCAAATAACAGTCGCTGAAATTATCAGTAACCACTTTTTCATAACCAATACCTCCATATAATCTGATTTATTATTCTCTTACTTGCGTCCCCGCTGCGGCTTTGGATTTTTCAGCAAATCCGATTTCTGTGCAATCTTTTTCAACCACTTCTTTTCTTCCTCTGACAGTTTCCCATAGTTCAGCTTGAGCCGCTTACAGATAAATGCCATAGCCGCCTGCTCCGGGTCGCTGTCCTCTCTGGTGGTTTCCTCTGCGGTCTGCAAAAAATCTTCCAGAGGATTGTCCTCCGGGACGCTGAAAAAATCGTCCTTGTGGGCTTCCCGCAGGTCGAAGGCTATCTTGTTTATGTCCTGCTGTATCACATAGCGGCAAAAGCTGTCATCGTCAATATGGGCGGCGATAAGCTGTCGCAGCTGTGGGTCAGTCAAGCCGGGATTGTGTTGTTTCATAATCGTTGCACTCACAGCGTCCACAATGGCGTTTGCGCTCTGCACCTGCTTTCCCGCTACGCCGTTCACATAGATTTCAAGGTCGGCCATGAGCCGGGGAAAATCCGGGTGGGTCGCCAGTTCACACAAGAGGGAATTGTCCACCCGCCCGCTTTTCAATAGTTCAATCATATCGTCGCTCAAACGCAGGTCTGCAAGATCGGCGTTTGGGTGATTTTTTGTTTGGGAACGGCCCAGCAGATAATCAACAGTCACTTCGTAAAACTTTGCTAACTCAATAAGGGCATAGTGGCTGATGTCCTTATACTCGTCCGCTTCATAGCTGCCAAGCGCAGATTTGGAGAGGTGCGTCTGTTCCGCAAGCTGTTCCAGCGTCAAGCCACGCTCCACACGCAGGTCTTTTAGTCGTTCTTGAATAGTTAGGGCCATACTCTCCCCCCCTCTGTCCTCTGTTCTAAAATATCATCCAATCTTACCACGACTTTTTGATTTCTCTTAATAAAGCAACCGTAATATCTTTGGCAATACTTGATGCTTTTGCACAGTTTCCGTCAAAATTATCAACTCCGCTGTGTTTTTCAGTATCGGTCACACACCGAATGGCGATAAACGGTATGTCATTTGCATAGCAGACATGAGCGATACTGGCAGTTTCCATGTCAACCGTCAAGGGAGCAAATTCATCGTTTATTTTTTGCCGGCTCTCATCGGTTATAAACGATTCTCCCGTTACCATACGGCCCCAAACTACCTTTCCAGAAGTTGAAAGCTTGTCAACAGCAGACTTTGACATATCTATCAGCTTTGGGTCTGCCACAAAAAACACAGAATTCATCCACGGATGAAATTCCGTTAAAATGTCTGGCGCTACATCGTGGTAACAAACTTCTGTGGAGATAACTGTATCGAATATTTCAAGTTCTGGCTCCATACCGCCCGCTGTCCCTGAATTGATAATTATATCCACGCAAAATACATCTATCAAAAGCTGAGCGGCTATGGCGGCATTTACTTTGCACACGCCGGAAAACAGGGCGACAACTTCTACACTATCAATCTGTCCAGCATGGAATTTCAGCATAGCTTTTTCCGTTATCTTACAGTTGCTTATCAAGGGCAAAAATGGGGCGAGTTCTTCGTCACCCGCACATAAAATTCCGATTTTCATAGATTATTGTCCTCCTATGGCTTGAAAGCCAATTTTTATGTTTATTTTACCATAATTCCGAGAGCACGGAAATAGCCTGTTTTTTAAGCCGATTTCCTACCTTTCGGATATACGGGACGGGCGGTCATTTAGGTGTAGACTTAGGGTAGTTCATCGATGGACAGCACCTTGAAAACAGAATGACCGTCCAAAAAGGAATACCCCGGCTGGGGAAGCACTGCAAGGAGCCAGCTTCTGGACACTTTGTCCAGAGGTCACTTCGGGACAAGTTGTCCCGAAGTTGCGGGGAGCGTGCCTCGTCGCCGCAAGCTGCGTATCATTCGCTTCCGCCAGAGGGCGAAAGCTCACTCGCTCCGCTGCGGCTCCTCTCCCCACAAAGTCTGACGACTTTGCGGGGGCCCCTGTTGGGAACACGCCGCAGGCATGGGGCAAGAAACCTTTTCGGGGAGAACGGCAACGGAAAGCAAAATGGAGGGAACGCATGAGAGATAACCCCTATAAAGACTTGCCGCCGCTGGAACGCAGGCCGGACGGTTCCCTTTACCGCATGACACCGGCGCAAAGGAAACAGGCGGCCAGCCTGATACGCCAGGAGTGCTGTTGCTGTGAGGACGGCAACTGCATTGTCCTTGATGATGGGGACACCTGCACCTGCCCGCAGACAGTTTCTTTCTCGGTCTGCTGTAAGTGGTTCCGCTGGGCGGTCTTGCCGCTGGACGGGACGCTGGAAGCGGAGATTTTCCGGGATAAGGACTTGAAACGCTGTGTGGTCTGCGGCGGTGTGTTCGTCCCCAAATCCAACCGGGCAAAATACTGCCCCGGCTGTGCCGCCAGAGTTCACAGGCGGCAGAAAACAGAAAGTGAACGGAAAAGGAGGTCTGCTGTGGACAGTTAGGAGCGAAAAAAGCCTTGATTTATTAGGCTCCGCAAGCCCCAAACCGGGGCAGGTGGTATAAAGTATCGCCCGCCCCGGAAAACGGGCTTCTAACCGTCCACAAAACACGATATGACAAACACGATTTACATTCATCAGCCGGAAAAGGCGTTCAGCTTCACCCGGCTCCCGAATTTTCTCTTTGAAGCCCCCACATTCAAGCCCCTGTCTAACGAGGCAAAGGTTCTGTACACCTTTATCCTGCGCCGGACAGAGTTATCCCGCAAGAATGGGTGGGCGGATGACTGCGGACGGATTTTCCTGTATTACCCTATCTGCGAAGTGGTTGACCTGCTCCACTGTGGGCGGCAGAAAGCGGTGAACAC of the Luxibacter massiliensis genome contains:
- a CDS encoding sensor histidine kinase: MEILATCILSLLSACSYLLPVSFFLPCRLSKKEKWILFLIFLGSILLIQWKLGNIGVIVLLLLGGLYIAWIDENRFLNVSTFIGTYLFCVVCDYLLTLVWEPVSRRIFGSIGTYGASLLYVLLYLLILAAVCPVLSRLLHRLMGKINRTLPRQLTVLISINLVFCLLIFLFNIAVGEYIGYSRPVILFNCFLFGCYFVISTVLIVNIIRSRIENMDLQMKQDAYQRLQEYTGQVEAMYSSLRAFKHDYNNIMLTLSGYMESGDMEGLKAYFNREIAPMNQKLFTATSRLNQLIHIKITELKSIVSAKLLYAAELNINVTVEIEKEISSVPMGTVDLCRVVGIFLDNAIEGALETEKPEIRMAVLDEAEEVVFIISNSFQDTGLPQASLRQAGTTTKGKNRGIGLYNAKEILSAYDRIFWDTEVRNGQFIQCLRMKKQ
- a CDS encoding winged helix-turn-helix domain-containing protein, yielding MPVIELAEKEDRQQIQASGLTILPQKRQVTINGKDLPLSPLEFSALCYLAAHPGWIVSQEELYQAVWKEEPVNIKGAVYCTISSLRKKLKAHTREEYIQTVPGMGYRFNETPEA
- a CDS encoding helix-turn-helix domain-containing protein, with the protein product MALTIQERLKDLRVERGLTLEQLAEQTHLSKSALGSYEADEYKDISHYALIELAKFYEVTVDYLLGRSQTKNHPNADLADLRLSDDMIELLKSGRVDNSLLCELATHPDFPRLMADLEIYVNGVAGKQVQSANAIVDAVSATIMKQHNPGLTDPQLRQLIAAHIDDDSFCRYVIQQDINKIAFDLREAHKDDFFSVPEDNPLEDFLQTAEETTREDSDPEQAAMAFICKRLKLNYGKLSEEEKKWLKKIAQKSDLLKNPKPQRGRK
- a CDS encoding replication initiator protein A — its product is MTNTIYIHQPEKAFSFTRLPNFLFEAPTFKPLSNEAKVLYTFILRRTELSRKNGWADDCGRIFLYYPICEVVDLLHCGRQKAVNTLRELQYAGLVEIQKQGCGKPNRIFPKSYEAVPNTDFKKSRSGTPED
- a CDS encoding nucleic acid-binding protein, coding for MRKCIRCGSEMKEDCAVKIEGAGYGIILSSDESKLFGGRIGKPKVAICPKCGEVSIYLEDVSKLG
- a CDS encoding cysteine-rich VLP domain-containing protein, which codes for MRDNPYKDLPPLERRPDGSLYRMTPAQRKQAASLIRQECCCCEDGNCIVLDDGDTCTCPQTVSFSVCCKWFRWAVLPLDGTLEAEIFRDKDLKRCVVCGGVFVPKSNRAKYCPGCAARVHRRQKTESERKRRSAVDS
- the mtnN gene encoding 5'-methylthioadenosine/S-adenosylhomocysteine nucleosidase; this encodes MKIGILCAGDEELAPFLPLISNCKITEKAMLKFHAGQIDSVEVVALFSGVCKVNAAIAAQLLIDVFCVDIIINSGTAGGMEPELEIFDTVISTEVCYHDVAPDILTEFHPWMNSVFFVADPKLIDMSKSAVDKLSTSGKVVWGRMVTGESFITDESRQKINDEFAPLTVDMETASIAHVCYANDIPFIAIRCVTDTEKHSGVDNFDGNCAKASSIAKDITVALLREIKKSW
- a CDS encoding MerR family transcriptional regulator — translated: MSKYTTGEIAKLCGVSVRTVQYYDTRGILAPSELTEGGRRLYSEDDLKRLKIICFLRDADISINSIGELLSEEHPGSVISVLLEQQEQLLQEEVRKRQAKLDMLAEIKRELKGVENFSIESIGDIAYVMENKKKMRRLHAILLITGLPLNIMQWLSILLWIFTGIWWPFVLWVLIAVSYAIWVTKFYFKRVAYICPQCHEVFKPQLKEAVFARHTPTLRKLTCTCCGYKGFCVETYGEEAKKNE
- a CDS encoding LytR/AlgR family response regulator transcription factor, which encodes MLDIYICEDNKKQLSLFTGYIRDALLIENLDMQIVLASSDPDEILEGMKASSNMGVFFLDIDLKSRINGLTLAQEIRKLQPRCFIIFITSHSEMGFLTFQYKVEPLDFIIKSSTEDIKRKIHDCLLNVQEKETSPANSQMGKFLLRQSDRTIFIGYDEILFFETSDNIHKITLHARQRLLEFPGQLGDIEKELDQRFYRCHRSYLVNTDNIAEIDYGQLMIRMKNGEICPVATRKKRGLKNRMS
- a CDS encoding aminoglycoside 6-adenylyltransferase AadE, producing MRSEKEVYDIVLNFAKTDKRIRMVTLEGSRTNTNIPPDDFQDFDITFFVTDMDSFTSDDKWLDIFGERLILQKPEDMELFPAVEKGFSYLMLFTDDVKIDLTLLPLELIDEYFTWDKLVKLLLDKDNRIVKPPIPTDIDYHLQKPTQRMFDDCCNEFWNTTTYVVKGLCRKEILFAIDHMNDIVRKELLRMISWLIGIKQGFHFSLGKNYKFMKQYVPEELWERLMSTYNMDSYPHMWESFEQCMALFREVSSEVACQLDYQYPLYDEKISNYVIRQKKKYGIEDDNK
- a CDS encoding PLDc N-terminal domain-containing protein, with amino-acid sequence MNNFIDFLPFLIPLAIAQLALLGYTLYHILTHKNYKRGNRTLWLIIAMIGMEFIGPILYFLLGKEED